A single window of Gossypium hirsutum isolate 1008001.06 chromosome A10, Gossypium_hirsutum_v2.1, whole genome shotgun sequence DNA harbors:
- the LOC107897580 gene encoding uncharacterized protein produces the protein MSQGFSIELYFDPALENQVLKAWNVLARRQISTQLIEIESRPHITLFSSPFLDPAKLESVVKSFASKQGPLPLSFTSIGSFPNDKNVLFLAPVPTMALLQFQAQLCEAIKKEGIEIGEEFKADSWIPFCAVAQDVPKTRIAEAFCVLRESKLPVSGYAMDIGLVEFSPVREYFSFELGNTVEA, from the coding sequence ATGTCACAAGGCTTTTCAATTGAGCTTTACTTTGATCCAGCACTCGAAAACCAAGTCTTGAAAGCTTGGAATGTATTGGCTCGTCGCCAAATCAGCACTCAGTTAATTGAAATTGAGTCAAGGCCTCACATTACTCTCTTCTCCAGCCCTTTTCTAGACCCTGCCAAGCTTGAATCTGTTGTCAAGTCTTTTGCTTCAAAACAAGGACCTTTACCTCTATCTTTTACTTCAATTGGGAGTTtcccaaatgacaaaaatgttcTTTTTCTTGCACCTGTTCCAACAATGGCCCTCCTACAGTTCCAAGCTCAATTATGTGAGGCAATTAAAAAGGAAGGGATCGAAATTGGTGAAGAGTTTAAAGCTGACTCTTGGATTCCCTTTTGTGCAGTAGCTCAGGATGTGCCAAAAACAAGAATAGCTGAAGCTTTTTGTGTGTTGAGAGAGTCCAAATTGCCTGTTTCTGGATATGCAATGGACATTGGATTGGTGGAGTTTTCACCCGTTCGTGAATATTTCTCATTTGAACTTGGGAATACTGTTGAGGCATGA